CCATCGGCCGGGGAAACGATGAAGACCTTGGCGGCTTTTGGCGGCTCCTGGCTTTTCAGGCCATCGGCGGCAGCGGCAAAGGCCGAGACCCCCATCAGCAATCCGGCGACGGCTGCACGCGAAAATAGGCTTTTCATTCACTTCTCCTGTGTTTTACTTCAATAACCCTTGCCACTGAACGAACGGCAACGGTGGATTACCATAGTCCAAATGCGTCAAAACATGTTTAACAACGGTGACAGAAAAATTTCGCCGCCCGTTAAACATCCTCCACCTGACGTGGTCTTAAGTTGTGTTCGACCGTGACAACACCAGAAAGTCGCGGCGACTCGATTTCACTGCCAAGCATTCAAGGGGCTTAAATGCGTTTTGCCATTGGGGTACTACTTGCCACCCTGCTCAGCCCATGGGCACAGGCCGAGCTGATCGACGACGTCAACGACCGCGGTGAACTGCGCATTGCCGTAGAAGCCAACATGGCGCCGTTCAATTTCAAGGAAAACGACAAGCTGAGCGGCTTCGAAGTCGAGCTTGGACAGTTGCTGGCCAACGAACTGGATGTGCGCGCCGAGTTTGTCGTGGTTGAAGCCAAAGACCTGCTGCAAGGCGTTGAAAGCGGCAGCTACGACATCGCCATCAACCACATCGCCGCTACCCCTGAGCTCAAGGAGCGCCTGGATTTCAGCGAGCCCTACGCGTATTCCAGTGCCCAACTGATCGTGCGCAAGGAAGAAAAGCGCCCGCTGAGTTCCCTCCAGGCCCTCAAGGGCCATAGCCTGGGCGTGGTCCAGGGCAGCCAGTTCGCCGAACAGGCGCGGGTGGTCGAAGGCGTGGACCTGCGCAGCTACGCGGATGCCATGCAGCCGATCAAAGACGTGGCCAGCGACCAGATCGATGCCGCCATCAGCGACCGTTTGCTGGTGCCCTATGCCATCCGCGACAGCCAGCAAGCGGTGAGCAAGGGAGCCACCGTTGGCCCGATCCTGACCCTGGCGATTCCGTTTCAGAAGGGAAACCCGGCGTTCCAGAGCGCTGTGGACAACGCCCTGCAGCGAATCAAGGCCGATGGCCGCTTGAGCGAGCTGTCGCAGAAGTGGTTCGGGATGGATGCGAGCAAGCCGCCGAAGTAACAAAAGCTTCGCGGGGCAAGCCCGCTCCCACCGGGCCCGGTAGGAGCGGGCTTGCCCCGCGATGGTGTTAAAGCTGTTTCAAGGCTTGCTCTGCCGCCTCAAGCTCCAGCTCACTGAACACCTGCACCCCTTCCCGGCGCAGTAACGCCACAGTCACCCCTTCGCCGGTGACTTTGGTGCCACTGAAGGTACCGTCATAAGTCAGCAGATTGCCACACGAAGGACTGCCTGACTTGAGCACCGCGATACGGATGCCATGCCGCCGCACCAGCTCCAGCGCCCGCTGCGCACCGGCCAGAAATTGCACACTGACATCCTCGCCCGTGACGGTCAGTACCTGCGTGTCACCTTCGAGCACCGCTGCGCCCTGGCCACCGGGGATCTCCGCCGGTGGCCGTGGCGTTGGCAAGCCGCCGGCCACTTCAGGGCACAAAGGCACGATGCGCCCCTGGTTTTGCCACTGCTGGAGCAATTCCGGATGGCCGCTGGCGCGTCCGTCATAGCGCACCGGCTGGCCGAGCAGGCAGGCACTGACCAGGACCTTGTGCATCTCAGAACGGCTCGTTGCCACGGCGGCGGAACCAGCCGGTCAACGACAGGCGGTCGCGATGGGCCGGCAGCACCTCATGGGGGACTTCGCCGGAAAGGAATATCACCAGGCAACCGCCAATCGGCGGCACGTCGTGCTCGACATCACCCTTGAGGGTCATGCGTAGCTGGCCGCCATGTTCGGGCTGCCAGCCTTCATTGAGGTAGATCACCGCCGAAACCATGCGCCGGTCGTCGTCGCGAAAGCGGTCAAGATGTTTGCGATAAAAGGCGCCCGGCGGATACAGGGCGAAGTGGCACTCGAAGTCCTCAAGACCGAGGAACAGCCCGCGATTGAGGGCCAGGCGCAGGCTGTCCATCAGTGCCAGGTAGTGGTCGCAAGGCTCGGCCTGGCCGGGCTCCAGCCACTGGATGCGGTCGCCGCGGATGCCCTCGCGGACCTCCTGGGCAACGCCCCGACCCACGGCTGCCGGTTCCAGCTCGCCCTCGGCGGCGCGTTTGCGGCACTCGGCCGCCAGCGCCAGGGTCAGAGGCTCTGGAAGAAAGGTATCTTGCTGCGACCAGCCACGGGTGGCCAGGTCGTCGACGATGCGCAACAGCAGGGGGTCATCAGGGGATATGTGCATGTCGCGCATAGTATCGATCTGCTGCGAAATCCGACAGCGCCACTTGGCCGAGAGTATGCAATGGCTTCTCGACAAAGCCCCGCCATGGCAAGGACAATAGCGCCCTGCCGACAGGAGTCCTGAATGCGCCGTTTGTTTTTACTGCTGATGATGATCTGCACCACGCCTGTCTGGGCAGACAGCCTCGACCAACTCTACAAGGTCGCCGGCTGGCCCGAGCAGCGCGCCCACTTTACCGATGCCCTCGATGCCGCCCAGCAGCGCTATCGCAACAGCCTGCCGCCTGCGGTTTACCAGGCGCTGGTCAATAACAGCAATCAGCGCTTCCAGGCCCAGGCCGTGGATAAACGCGCCGAGGCCCAATTGCGCGCCAATCTCAGCGATCCAGCGCCGGCCCTGGCGTTCTTCCAGTCGCCGCTGGGGCGCAAGATCGTCGCTGCCGAACTGCTCGCCACCCGTCGCGACCAGCTGGCCAAGAATGCCAAGGGCCTGCCCAAGGTCCAGGCCAGCGACAACCGCCTGCTGATCATCGGCCACCTGGCC
This portion of the Pseudomonas sp. SORT22 genome encodes:
- a CDS encoding DUF523 domain-containing protein — encoded protein: MHKVLVSACLLGQPVRYDGRASGHPELLQQWQNQGRIVPLCPEVAGGLPTPRPPAEIPGGQGAAVLEGDTQVLTVTGEDVSVQFLAGAQRALELVRRHGIRIAVLKSGSPSCGNLLTYDGTFSGTKVTGEGVTVALLRREGVQVFSELELEAAEQALKQL
- a CDS encoding DUF2059 domain-containing protein — protein: MRRLFLLLMMICTTPVWADSLDQLYKVAGWPEQRAHFTDALDAAQQRYRNSLPPAVYQALVNNSNQRFQAQAVDKRAEAQLRANLSDPAPALAFFQSPLGRKIVAAELLATRRDQLAKNAKGLPKVQASDNRLLIIGHLAQALPAREAGAEVSLAIAGVAADSLSQMIPGLLGGGQAQGLLDGQRQRLMEQIGSELNNTLLYVYRDLSDAELEEFATFAESAEGKAYYKAALAAIRAGLAVGQETSQLK
- a CDS encoding transporter substrate-binding domain-containing protein; this encodes MRFAIGVLLATLLSPWAQAELIDDVNDRGELRIAVEANMAPFNFKENDKLSGFEVELGQLLANELDVRAEFVVVEAKDLLQGVESGSYDIAINHIAATPELKERLDFSEPYAYSSAQLIVRKEEKRPLSSLQALKGHSLGVVQGSQFAEQARVVEGVDLRSYADAMQPIKDVASDQIDAAISDRLLVPYAIRDSQQAVSKGATVGPILTLAIPFQKGNPAFQSAVDNALQRIKADGRLSELSQKWFGMDASKPPK
- a CDS encoding 2OG-Fe(II) oxygenase → MRDMHISPDDPLLLRIVDDLATRGWSQQDTFLPEPLTLALAAECRKRAAEGELEPAAVGRGVAQEVREGIRGDRIQWLEPGQAEPCDHYLALMDSLRLALNRGLFLGLEDFECHFALYPPGAFYRKHLDRFRDDDRRMVSAVIYLNEGWQPEHGGQLRMTLKGDVEHDVPPIGGCLVIFLSGEVPHEVLPAHRDRLSLTGWFRRRGNEPF